The following are encoded together in the Phyllopteryx taeniolatus isolate TA_2022b chromosome 21, UOR_Ptae_1.2, whole genome shotgun sequence genome:
- the LOC133470977 gene encoding gastrula zinc finger protein XlCGF57.1-like, with the protein MLGEARRSSRRTRHNVTFRLVKANMEQRLRVVSKPERELKVLPSDVLKVIVVKKEEEQEPPHDKDEEERQQRGEAEATEFHVKTDEDEDNEAQWSRLLRHSQKIPQQRAADGGSQADSVLALLSDCDDSTSECDDADDEDERKEAPKRPKETKNCLKCCECEKCFVHEKNLERHMRSHMEETSLTCSFCSKSFRQRSDLIVHARTHTGEKPYSCSLCAASFSQKGSLVRHTRCHTGEKPFSCSVCDCSYRRRAALVKHTRTHTGEKPFACSVCAKRFSDKKNMTVHMRSHTGEKPFCCSVCGERFSDKKNMMIHMRTHSGEKPFCCAVCGERFSQRCSLMRHTRTHTGEKPFSCSVCGKSFSVKKNMMTHMRIHSGEKPFSCLICAKSFSYKKNMTTHVRTHTGEKPFSCPVCAKRFSDKKNMMIHMRTHTGEKPFPCPVCTKSFSVKKNMMRHMTTHTGEKPFSCPLCHERFSQKGSMMRHAQMHYADKIHIPH; encoded by the exons ATGTTAGGAGAAGCAAGGCGGTCAAGCCGAAGAACGAGACACAACGTTACATTTCGCCTCGTCAAAGCAAACATGGAGCAACGGCTGAGAGTGGTTTCAAAGCCCGAACGCGAGCTGAAAG tgttgCCATCGGATGTGCTCAAAGTGATTGTCGTGAAAAAGGAGGAAGAACAGGAGCCGCCTCACGACAAAGACGAAGAGGAGCGACAGCAGCGGGGAGAGGCCGAGGCCACCGAATTCCACGTGAAGACTGATGAAGACGAGGATAACGAAGCCCAGTGGTCTCGTCTTCTTCGGCACAGTCAAA AAATCCCACAACAACGAGCTGCCGATGGAGGATCACAAGCCGACTCCGTCTTGGCTCTGCTGTCAGATTGTGATGACTCGACTTCAGAATGCGACGACGCCGATGACGAGGACGAGCGCAAAGAAGCTCCGAAGCGTCCTAAAGAGACGAAAAACTGCTTGAAGTGTTGCGAGTGCGAGAAGTGTTTTGTTCACGAGAAAAACCTGGAAAGACACATGAGGAGTCACATGGAGGAAACAAGTCTGACttgttcattctgcagtaaaaGCTTCAGGCAGCGTTCGGATCTGATTGTGCACGCTCGTACCCACACGGGAGAGAAACCGTACTCGTGCTCGCTTTGCGCTGCCAGCTTCTCCCAGAAAGGAAGTTTGGTGAGGCACACCAGATGTCACACTggggaaaaacctttttcctgctccgtGTGCGACTGCAGCTACCGGAGGCGCGCCGCTCTGGTCAAACACACGAGAActcacactggagaaaaacctttcgcTTGCTCCGTTTGCGCTAAGAGATTCTCAGACAAGAAGAACATGACTGTACACATGAGGAGTCACACGGGTGAGAAGCCTTTTTGTTGCTCCGTTTGTGGCGAAAGGTTCTCAGACAAGAAGAATATGATGATCCACATGAGGACGCACAGTGGGGAGAAACCTTTCTGCTGCGCAGTTTGCGGCGAGAGATTCTCTCAGAGGTGCAGTCTGATGAGACACACGCGGACGCACACGGGGGAAAAACCTTTCTCCTGCTCTGTTTGTGGTAAAAGCTTCtcagtgaagaaaaacatgATGACGCACATGCGCATACACTCCGGAGAAAAACCTTTCTCGTGTCTCATCTGTGCCAAAAGTTTCTCCTATAAGAAAAACATGACAACGCACGTGAGGACACACACGGGGGAGAAACCGTTCTCATGTCCCGTTTGCGCTAAAAGATTCTCCGATAAGAAAAACATGATGATACACATGAGGacgcacacgggagaaaaacctttcccATGTCCTGTTTGCACGAAGAGCTTCTCCGTGAAGAAGAACATGATGAGACACATGACAActcacactggagagaaacctttctcATGCCCGCTTTGTCACGAACGATTTTCTCAGAAGGGAAGCATGATGAGACACGCACAAATGCACTATGCAGACAAAATACACATTCCTCATTAG
- the LOC133470979 gene encoding gastrula zinc finger protein XlCGF8.2DB-like isoform X1 produces MLDEQGEEAEENETTRRQHLLFKPDMEEHPNLVSNPEHKLQCLVLPSDVFKVVVVKEEEEDADITGFHVKSEREDEDKRSPGGDHTSAQVEDDGSGVSLQPEEASLDSSGIDVGDHARTGSARARSDDALACSRCGKFFLSKLNLKWHEKIHADKLFTCVVCSKSFRKRSDLVVHFRIHTGEKPYSCSLCATGFAKSNALVQHMRTHTGAKPFSCSVCAKSFSQKGHMTTHMRTHTGAKPFSCSLCGRTFSEKGHMTRHVAAHSGEKPFACSVCGKRFSQKGHVTTHMVAHTGEKPFSCHACRQRFTWHSQLKRHKCAAHESAT; encoded by the exons ATGTTAGACGAACAGGGCGAAGAAGCCGAGGAGAACGAGACAACTCGTCGCCAGCATTTGCTTTTCAAACCAGACATGGAAGAGCACCCGAATCTGGTTTCAAACCCCGAACACAAGTTGCAATGTTTAG TGTTACCATCAGACGTGTTCAAAGTGGTTGTtgtgaaagaggaagaggaggatgctgaCATCACCGGGTTCCACGTGAAAAGCGAACGAGAAGACGAAGACAAGCGGTCGCCCGGGGGCGATCACACCAGCGCACAAGTTGAAGACGACGGCTCGGGTGTCAGTCTTCAGCCCGAAGAAGCCTCGTTAGACTCTTCCGGGATAGACGTGGGCGACCACGCTCGGACGGGGAGCGCCCGGGCGCGCTCGGACGATGCGCTGGCGTGCTCGCGGTGcggcaaattttttttgtccaagttGAACCTCAAGTGGCACGAAAAGATCCACGCGGACAAACTCTTCACGTGCGTCGTTTGCTCCAAAAGTTTCCGTAAGCGTTCCGACCTGGTAGTGCACTTCCGCATCCACACCGGGGAGAAACCCTACTCGTGCTCGCTTTGCGCTACCGGCTTCGCCAAAAGCAACGCGCTGGTGCagcacatgcgcacgcacacgggCGCCAAGCCCTTCTCGTGCTCCGTCTGCGCCAAGAGCTTTTCCCAGAAGGGTCACATGACCACGCACATGCGCACCCACACGGGCGCCAAGCCCTTCTCGTGCTCGCTTTGCGGACGGACGTTCTCCGAGAAGGGCCACATGACCCGGCACGTGGCGGCTCACTccggggagaaaccttttgcctgctcggtGTGCGGGAAAAGGTTCTCGCAGAAAGGTCATGTGACCACGCACATGGTGGCCCACACGGGGGAGAAACCGTTTAGCTGCCACGCCTGCCGACAGCGCTTCACGTGGCACTCGCAGCTCAAAAGACATAAGTGTGCAGCACACGAGAGCGCCACCTAA
- the LOC133470979 gene encoding gastrula zinc finger protein XlCGF8.2DB-like isoform X2: MLPSDVFKVVVVKEEEEDADITGFHVKSEREDEDKRSPGGDHTSAQVEDDGSGVSLQPEEASLDSSGIDVGDHARTGSARARSDDALACSRCGKFFLSKLNLKWHEKIHADKLFTCVVCSKSFRKRSDLVVHFRIHTGEKPYSCSLCATGFAKSNALVQHMRTHTGAKPFSCSVCAKSFSQKGHMTTHMRTHTGAKPFSCSLCGRTFSEKGHMTRHVAAHSGEKPFACSVCGKRFSQKGHVTTHMVAHTGEKPFSCHACRQRFTWHSQLKRHKCAAHESAT; this comes from the exons A TGTTACCATCAGACGTGTTCAAAGTGGTTGTtgtgaaagaggaagaggaggatgctgaCATCACCGGGTTCCACGTGAAAAGCGAACGAGAAGACGAAGACAAGCGGTCGCCCGGGGGCGATCACACCAGCGCACAAGTTGAAGACGACGGCTCGGGTGTCAGTCTTCAGCCCGAAGAAGCCTCGTTAGACTCTTCCGGGATAGACGTGGGCGACCACGCTCGGACGGGGAGCGCCCGGGCGCGCTCGGACGATGCGCTGGCGTGCTCGCGGTGcggcaaattttttttgtccaagttGAACCTCAAGTGGCACGAAAAGATCCACGCGGACAAACTCTTCACGTGCGTCGTTTGCTCCAAAAGTTTCCGTAAGCGTTCCGACCTGGTAGTGCACTTCCGCATCCACACCGGGGAGAAACCCTACTCGTGCTCGCTTTGCGCTACCGGCTTCGCCAAAAGCAACGCGCTGGTGCagcacatgcgcacgcacacgggCGCCAAGCCCTTCTCGTGCTCCGTCTGCGCCAAGAGCTTTTCCCAGAAGGGTCACATGACCACGCACATGCGCACCCACACGGGCGCCAAGCCCTTCTCGTGCTCGCTTTGCGGACGGACGTTCTCCGAGAAGGGCCACATGACCCGGCACGTGGCGGCTCACTccggggagaaaccttttgcctgctcggtGTGCGGGAAAAGGTTCTCGCAGAAAGGTCATGTGACCACGCACATGGTGGCCCACACGGGGGAGAAACCGTTTAGCTGCCACGCCTGCCGACAGCGCTTCACGTGGCACTCGCAGCTCAAAAGACATAAGTGTGCAGCACACGAGAGCGCCACCTAA
- the LOC133471204 gene encoding gastrula zinc finger protein XlCGF8.2DB-like isoform X2 has translation MEQRTQMLLHPETSLKVLPPDVLKVVVGEDQQPDEEEEEERPLIKEEEEEHDVSQVDDDITQFHVKSEDEADWSHVGEENAAAELSDHTIARAEDGGSEADSVLAPLSDCEQAEEEEEEEESPPDTDDSDGSRERRQNCDGKHFKCGECGKSFTKRKNLSTHMSLHSGEAFTCSFCSKAFKKRYNLVIHSRIHTGEKPYSCSLCGLKFSQKGSLVRHTTTHTGQKTFTCSVCNVSLCQRSDLIVHSRIHTGEKPFGCMLCGARFSQKGSLARHARTHTGEKPFSCSLCAVNYSRRSALVNHMKTHNGSGGAVSNGSQGDFEPSI, from the exons ATGGAGCAACGCACGCAAATGTTGCTACATCCCGAAACCAGTTTGAAAG TTTTACCACCAGACGTGCTCAAAGTGGTCGTCGGTGAAGACCAGCAGCcggacgaggaagaggaggaggagcgccCGCTCattaaggaggaagaggaggagcacgACGTCAGTCAGGTGGACGACGACATCACCCAGTTCCACGTGAAATCTGAGGATGAAGCCGATTGGTCGCACGTTGGTGAGGAGAATGCAGCGGCGGAGTTGAGCGATCACACGATCGCTCGAGCGGAAGATGGCGGTTCAGAAGCCGACTCGGTTTTGGCTCCGCTGTCAGACTGCGAGCAagcggaagaagaagaagaagaagaagaatccccTCCCGACACGGACGACAGCGACGGCAGCCGAGAACGGCGTCAAAACTGCGACGGCAAACACTTCAAATGTGGCGAATGTGGCAAAAGCTTTACCAAGCGGAAAAACTTGAGCACGCACATGTCTCTCCACAGTGGCGAAGCTTTTACCTGTTCGTTTTGCAGCAAAGCCTTCAAgaaacgttacaatttagttatCCACTCTCGCATtcacacaggagagaaaccgTACTCCTGCTCACTCTGTGGCCTCAAGTTCTCCCAGAAAGGAAGTCTGGTGAGACACACGACCACTCACACGGGCCAAAAGACGTTCACCTGCTCCGTGTGCAACGTCAGCTTATGTCAGCGCTCGGATTTGATCGTGCACTCGCGCAttcacactggggagaaaccttttggcTGCATGCTTTGCGGTGCCCGTTTCTCCCAAAAAGGAAGCCTGGCCAGACACGCCAGGACtcacacaggagagaaaccaTTTTCCTGCTCCCTCTGCGCCGTCAATTACAGTCGCAGGTCCGCTCTGGTCAATCACATGAAAACGCACAACGGCAGCGGAGGAGCAGTCAGCAACGGCAGTCAGGGAGATTTTGAACCTTCAATTTGA
- the LOC133471204 gene encoding gastrula zinc finger protein XlCGF8.2DB-like isoform X1, whose translation MEQRTQMLLHPETSLKGEVLPPDVLKVVVGEDQQPDEEEEEERPLIKEEEEEHDVSQVDDDITQFHVKSEDEADWSHVGEENAAAELSDHTIARAEDGGSEADSVLAPLSDCEQAEEEEEEEESPPDTDDSDGSRERRQNCDGKHFKCGECGKSFTKRKNLSTHMSLHSGEAFTCSFCSKAFKKRYNLVIHSRIHTGEKPYSCSLCGLKFSQKGSLVRHTTTHTGQKTFTCSVCNVSLCQRSDLIVHSRIHTGEKPFGCMLCGARFSQKGSLARHARTHTGEKPFSCSLCAVNYSRRSALVNHMKTHNGSGGAVSNGSQGDFEPSI comes from the exons ATGGAGCAACGCACGCAAATGTTGCTACATCCCGAAACCAGTTTGAAAGGTGAAG TTTTACCACCAGACGTGCTCAAAGTGGTCGTCGGTGAAGACCAGCAGCcggacgaggaagaggaggaggagcgccCGCTCattaaggaggaagaggaggagcacgACGTCAGTCAGGTGGACGACGACATCACCCAGTTCCACGTGAAATCTGAGGATGAAGCCGATTGGTCGCACGTTGGTGAGGAGAATGCAGCGGCGGAGTTGAGCGATCACACGATCGCTCGAGCGGAAGATGGCGGTTCAGAAGCCGACTCGGTTTTGGCTCCGCTGTCAGACTGCGAGCAagcggaagaagaagaagaagaagaagaatccccTCCCGACACGGACGACAGCGACGGCAGCCGAGAACGGCGTCAAAACTGCGACGGCAAACACTTCAAATGTGGCGAATGTGGCAAAAGCTTTACCAAGCGGAAAAACTTGAGCACGCACATGTCTCTCCACAGTGGCGAAGCTTTTACCTGTTCGTTTTGCAGCAAAGCCTTCAAgaaacgttacaatttagttatCCACTCTCGCATtcacacaggagagaaaccgTACTCCTGCTCACTCTGTGGCCTCAAGTTCTCCCAGAAAGGAAGTCTGGTGAGACACACGACCACTCACACGGGCCAAAAGACGTTCACCTGCTCCGTGTGCAACGTCAGCTTATGTCAGCGCTCGGATTTGATCGTGCACTCGCGCAttcacactggggagaaaccttttggcTGCATGCTTTGCGGTGCCCGTTTCTCCCAAAAAGGAAGCCTGGCCAGACACGCCAGGACtcacacaggagagaaaccaTTTTCCTGCTCCCTCTGCGCCGTCAATTACAGTCGCAGGTCCGCTCTGGTCAATCACATGAAAACGCACAACGGCAGCGGAGGAGCAGTCAGCAACGGCAGTCAGGGAGATTTTGAACCTTCAATTTGA
- the kifc1 gene encoding kinesin-like protein KIFC1, giving the protein MSRLPVMASKRVLASTENSHVPQPVQKRSRKEPEAFKSQVAATVLGTRRAPVLRPTRGVGAATVAVAPSRGAFKAPVASTAAKGGKMTAGVAAADKKAGGAGGPTRRLPWDMKGKVSDMKGKLQDYQSKMKSVTQEKEDLKRSLAESQSRLAKVERDLGEYQQSLRALLGVQDELERVSSEKKTLQAELGNLRDKHRVMETLRDSQETELQTLKMKLSVQDSSLARLQAGLRASEEEASSLRSDVVRLEDDLHSAEMERRQLHNTVQELKGNIRVFCRVRPLVDGGHSDHIQLPANDNKAITLAKTEESHTGKSADTHKNYTFSFDRVFGPDASQQEIFEEISLLVQSALDGYNVCCFAYGQTGSGKTYTMEGARYAGEGDEGHPARGVIPRAVQQIFRAAQKLAAQGWEFSFTASFVEIYNECLRDLLYTGKASNRPDHEIRKSNSNGVTVTNLTYQKVSGEDQVLRLIALANQNRSTAQTSQNDRSSRSHSVFQLDIEGLNTGRDVKCKSTLCLVDLAGSERMLKSQSQGERFKEMTAINGSLSNLGIVIAALANKENFIPYRNSKLTYLLQGCLGGNSKTLMFANISPEPDSFGETLNSLRFASKVNDCVIGTASANRK; this is encoded by the exons ATGTCTCGACTGCCCGTCATGGCGAGCAAGCGGGTTCTCGCCAGCACGGAAAACTCGCACGTCCCGCAGCCTGTTCAG aaGAGGTCCCGCAAGGAGCCGGAGGCCTTCAAATCACAAGTTGCTGCCACTGTCTTGGGCACCAGGCGGGCACCCGTTT TGAGGCCGACGCGAGGTGTCGGAGCTGCAACTGTGGCCGTCGCTCCCTCCAGAG gcGCCTTCAAAGCACCCGTGGCATCGACCGCCGCAAAGGGAGGCAAAATGACAGCGGGCGTGGCCGCCGCGGACAAAAAAGCAG gtggcgctggcGGGCCCACTCGCAGGCTCCCTTGGGACATGAAGGGCAAGGTCAGCGACATGAAAGGAAAGCTCCAGGACTACCAGAGCAAAATGAAATCCGTCACCCAGGAAAAAGAGGACCTGAAGCGCTCCCTTGCCGAGTCCCAATCGAGACTGGCTAAGGTGGAGCGGGACCTCGG CGAGTACCAGCAAAGTCTGCGGGCGCTCCTCGGCGTCCAGGACGAGTTGGAGAGGGTGAGCAGTGAGAAGAAGACCCTGCAGGCCGAGCTCGGCAACCTGCGAGATAAACACAGGGTGATGGAGACGCTGCGGGACAGTCAAGAGACTGAGCTCCAAACCCTCAAG ATGAAACTGTCAGTGCAGGATTCCTCCCTGGCCAGGTTGCAGGCCGGCCTGCGGGCGTCCGAGGAGGAGGCGTCCTCGCTCCGGAGCGACGTGGTCCGACTGGAGGACGACCTCCACTCAGCAGAGATGGAGCGACGGCAGCTCCACAACACCGTTCAGGAGCTCAAG GGAAACATCAGGGTCTTTTGCCGAGTGCGCCCCCTGGTGGACGGAGGCCACAGCGACCACATCCAGCTGCCCGCCAACGACAACAAGGCAATCACGCTGGCAAAAACGGAAGAG TCTCACACAGGCAAGAGTGCAGACACCCACAAGAACTACACTTTCAGTTTTGACCGCGTCTTTGGCCCCGACGCGTCCCAGCAGGAA ATATTCGAGGAGATCTCCCTGCTGGTGCAGTCGGCGCTGGACGGCTACAACGTGTGCTGCTTCGCCTACGGCCAGACGGGCAGCGGCAAGACGTACACCATGGAGGGGGCCCGCTACGCCGGCGAAGGAGACGAGGGGCACCCGGCCCGCGGCGTGATTCCCAGAGCCGTGCAGCAGATCTTCCGAGCGGCACAGAAGCTCGCGGCCCAAGGCTGGGAG TTCTCCTTCACGGCCAGCTTTGTGGAGATTTACAACGAGTGCCTGCGCGACCTGCTGTACACGGGCAAGGCCAGCAACCGGCCCGACCATGAAATACGCAAGTCCAACAGCAACGGGGTGACCGTCACCAACCTGACTTACCAGAAGGTCTCGGGCGAGGACCAG GTCCTGCGCTTGATCGCCCTGGCCAACCAGAACCGCTCCACAGCCCAGACGTCCCAAAACGACCGCTCGTCTCGCTCTCATTCCGTCTTCCAGCTGGACATCGAGGGGCTCAACACGGGCAGGGACGTCAAATGCAAAT CCACTCTGTGCCTGGTGGACCTGGCCGGAAGCGAGCGCATGTTGAAGAGTCAGTCTCAGGGCGAGCGCTTCAAAGAGATGACGGCCATCAACGGCTCGCTGTCCAACCTGGGCATCGTCATCGCCGCGCTGGCCAACAAG GAGAACTTTATTCCGTACCGGAACTCCAAGCTCACCTACCTGTTGCAAGGCTGCCTGGGCGGAAACAGCAAAAC TCTGATGTTCGCCAACATTTCGCCCGAGCCGGACAGCTTCGGCGAAACGCTCAACTCGTTGAGATTCGCCAGCAAG GTTAACGATTGCGTCATCGGCACGGCCAGCGCCAACAGGAAATAG